From Nocardia sp. NBC_00416:
CATCCTCTACACCAGCCACATGGGCGCCGACCGGGACTCGCAGTTCGAGCCCTGTCGCGACCACGCCATCGACGAGGAGGTGCTGCAGACCTGCGGTGTTCCGTTCACCTCGCTCCGCAACGGGTTCTACGCCGCCAGTGCGATGCGGTTCTTCGTGCAGGCCATCGAGACCGGGCAGCTCGTATTGCCCGCGGACGGGGCAGTGAGCTGGACCGCACACGTCGACCTCGCCGACGCGGCCGCGGCGATCCTCGCCGAGGAAGGACGATTCGATGGTCCCACACCGCCATTGACCGCAGCGCAGGCCATCGACTTCGAGGAAATCGCCGCCCTCGCGACCAGGCTGACCGGCCGAACCATCAAGCGCATCAACGTATCCGACGAGGAATTCCGGCACCAGATGCTCAGCCATGATGTCCCGGCCGCGCAGGTGGACATGATGGTCGATATCTTCGCCGCCAGCCGGGCCGGTGAATTCGCTGCGGTCGACCCGACGTTGGCGCAGTTGATCGGCCGCGCGCCGACCGGTTTCGACGCGGTTCTGCGCGACGCGCTGTCGGCGAGCTGAGTGCGCGGTCAGATACCGCCCGACGAGCGCCGCCGAGCGTGATCCGTGCTCCTCCCGGATCGCGTCGATCCCGATCAGGAAGGTCGGCTCGAAACCGGAGACGCCCATGCTCA
This genomic window contains:
- a CDS encoding SDR family oxidoreductase produces the protein MIIVTGATGQLGRRIVESLLARVPAEQVGVSVRDPRKAQDLADRGVRVRQGSFTDPDSLSHAFEGADQVLLVSVDKLGVEAVRQHRTAIEGAVAAGAHRILYTSHMGADRDSQFEPCRDHAIDEEVLQTCGVPFTSLRNGFYAASAMRFFVQAIETGQLVLPADGAVSWTAHVDLADAAAAILAEEGRFDGPTPPLTAAQAIDFEEIAALATRLTGRTIKRINVSDEEFRHQMLSHDVPAAQVDMMVDIFAASRAGEFAAVDPTLAQLIGRAPTGFDAVLRDALSAS